A window of the Deferrivibrio essentukiensis genome harbors these coding sequences:
- a CDS encoding LolA family protein — protein MRIFYFFMIFVFSSSLFAENIDTLINKFTSIKSLKADFYQETTIKDFGTDAYTGVIKLLSNSKVIWDYKSPYPQYYLFTKDSMEYYDSSTEQLIRQKVTSSGSNNIIFQILLDLKESKNTFNFEAVSDNVVKLIPKTDIGLKYLLIEFSDEYIKKITSEDNNGNLTTVTFTNVQINVKLDGSEFKKEVPLNTEIFNY, from the coding sequence ATGAGGATATTTTACTTTTTTATGATTTTTGTTTTTTCAAGCAGTCTGTTTGCTGAGAATATAGATACTTTGATTAATAAATTTACTTCAATCAAGAGTTTGAAGGCAGATTTTTATCAGGAAACAACTATTAAAGACTTTGGCACAGATGCATATACAGGTGTTATCAAATTGCTATCAAACAGCAAAGTCATTTGGGATTATAAAAGTCCATACCCTCAGTATTACCTTTTTACAAAAGATAGTATGGAGTACTATGACAGCTCAACCGAGCAGTTGATAAGACAAAAGGTAACTTCAAGCGGATCTAACAATATAATTTTTCAAATTTTACTTGATTTGAAGGAATCCAAAAACACATTTAATTTTGAAGCTGTATCAGATAATGTTGTAAAGCTTATTCCGAAAACCGATATTGGACTCAAATATCTTTTGATAGAATTTTCCGATGAGTATATAAAGAAGATAACAAGTGAAGATAATAATGGAAATCTTACTACAGTGACTTTTACCAATGTTCAAATTAATGTTAAGCTCGATGGGTCCGAATTTAAGAAAGAAGTCCCTTTGAACACAGAGATTTTTAATTACTGA
- a CDS encoding mechanosensitive ion channel family protein → MNNKLPFIGITLGDVLTRENIFLALSLAGIIFLTLLIFIYLKILAKRGKVSVNFAKLVKYVAIITVSEFIIYFYKDFPPVIKFSKGVEIIAFGIFVKIIVVDIYYLEIIKKKTSKTSHIIADILKFAIIAVFLLYFLRSVFEFNLAAILTPSAILTAIIGLSMQDTIGNLISGLIIQLEKPFEIGDWIEIDSILGEVVEINWRYTKIKNLQDIYIILPNNNLAKDKVINYTKPTPEINQMITIGVSYSASPILVKSAISEVVKSNPNTKLINIFLKEYSDSSIVYEIYYTVKGIGNLRKTKDEIYSGIWYNFKNKGIEIPFPIRTVIMKKEEEGPVINTELINKLKASDIFSEISESVLIDFLSYGLIKEYLENEEVIKEGESGESMFFVLEGKFEAKKHGKNLGILQPGDFFGEMSLLTGDKRYATITAVTKAKAIEIDRQAFKVLLQRERKVIDKVRSVIESRSKGNEANNPTRGSKKTNYAGVFEKFKKIFSIS, encoded by the coding sequence ATGAATAACAAACTGCCATTTATCGGTATCACATTAGGCGATGTTTTAACAAGAGAAAATATTTTTTTAGCCCTAAGTCTTGCCGGCATTATATTCTTAACATTATTAATTTTTATTTATCTGAAAATCCTTGCAAAAAGAGGGAAGGTATCTGTCAATTTTGCTAAGCTTGTAAAATATGTTGCCATAATAACGGTTTCTGAATTTATAATCTATTTCTATAAGGATTTCCCACCTGTTATTAAATTTTCAAAAGGTGTCGAAATCATTGCTTTTGGTATTTTTGTAAAAATAATTGTGGTAGATATTTATTACCTTGAAATTATCAAAAAAAAGACATCAAAAACGAGCCATATAATTGCCGATATACTGAAATTTGCAATAATTGCAGTCTTTTTATTATATTTCCTGAGATCTGTATTTGAATTTAATTTAGCAGCAATTTTGACACCGTCGGCAATCCTGACAGCAATAATAGGTCTTTCCATGCAGGATACCATAGGCAACCTTATCTCTGGACTCATCATTCAACTTGAAAAACCTTTCGAAATAGGAGATTGGATAGAAATTGACTCTATCCTTGGAGAAGTAGTTGAAATAAATTGGCGTTACACTAAAATCAAAAACTTACAAGATATTTATATTATCTTGCCAAATAACAACTTGGCAAAAGATAAGGTTATTAATTACACAAAACCTACTCCTGAAATAAACCAAATGATTACAATTGGTGTTTCCTATTCTGCTTCACCAATTCTTGTTAAATCTGCTATATCTGAAGTTGTAAAAAGCAACCCAAATACAAAGCTGATAAACATCTTTCTTAAAGAGTATAGTGACTCATCGATTGTATATGAAATTTACTATACAGTGAAAGGGATAGGAAATCTAAGGAAAACAAAAGATGAAATATATAGTGGTATTTGGTACAATTTCAAGAATAAAGGGATAGAGATACCTTTCCCAATAAGAACGGTAATTATGAAAAAAGAGGAAGAGGGGCCGGTTATAAATACCGAATTAATAAACAAATTAAAAGCATCTGATATTTTCTCAGAAATTAGCGAAAGTGTCCTGATAGATTTTCTTTCATACGGACTTATTAAAGAATATCTTGAAAATGAAGAGGTCATAAAAGAAGGGGAAAGCGGAGAAAGCATGTTTTTCGTACTTGAAGGTAAATTTGAAGCTAAAAAGCACGGCAAGAACTTAGGAATATTGCAGCCAGGAGATTTTTTTGGTGAAATGAGCCTTTTGACCGGAGATAAAAGGTATGCTACAATCACGGCTGTCACTAAGGCAAAAGCTATCGAAATCGACAGGCAGGCATTCAAAGTGTTACTCCAACGAGAAAGAAAGGTAATTGATAAAGTGAGAAGTGTCATCGAATCACGAAGCAAAGGGAATGAGGCAAACAATCCGACCCGAGGAAGCAAAAAAACAAATTACGCCGGAGTGTTTGAAAAATTTAAAAAAATATTCAGTATCAGCTGA
- the folE2 gene encoding GTP cyclohydrolase FolE2, which yields MLKDIQSQQDFRNITIDKVGIKDILYPITLKDKAKGNQHTVAKINAYVQLPHNFKGTHMSRFVEILNGYRENISISSFKLILDELCEKLNSDEAHIEVYFPYFVEKVSPVSGQISLMDYECGIIGSKSKDKKDFVLSVKVPVLSVCPCSKEISKYGAHNQRSYVKIDIRYCKMVWIEELIEIAERSASAPIYALLKREDEKYITEKSYENPVFVEDIVRNVAEKLIADDRITWFEVSSENQESIHNHSAYAVIMRDKRKGLVNP from the coding sequence ATGTTAAAAGATATACAAAGCCAGCAAGATTTTAGAAATATTACCATAGACAAGGTAGGGATAAAGGATATCCTTTATCCTATTACTCTGAAAGATAAAGCCAAAGGTAATCAGCATACCGTTGCAAAGATAAATGCGTATGTGCAGCTTCCTCACAATTTTAAGGGGACACACATGTCGCGGTTTGTTGAGATTCTTAACGGGTATAGGGAAAATATAAGTATTTCATCATTTAAACTGATTCTTGATGAGCTCTGCGAGAAGCTCAACTCTGATGAGGCTCACATAGAGGTTTATTTTCCGTACTTTGTGGAGAAAGTTTCCCCCGTTTCAGGTCAGATATCTCTGATGGATTATGAGTGTGGCATTATCGGCTCAAAATCCAAAGATAAAAAAGACTTTGTGTTATCCGTAAAAGTCCCCGTATTATCCGTATGTCCTTGTTCAAAAGAGATTAGTAAATATGGCGCACATAATCAGAGAAGTTATGTAAAAATTGATATCAGATATTGCAAAATGGTGTGGATTGAAGAGCTGATTGAGATAGCTGAGCGGTCAGCAAGTGCTCCGATATATGCACTTTTAAAGCGGGAAGATGAAAAGTATATTACCGAAAAGTCCTATGAAAATCCTGTTTTTGTAGAAGATATAGTAAGAAATGTGGCGGAAAAACTTATTGCTGACGATAGAATTACATGGTTTGAAGTATCAAGTGAAAACCAGGAAAGTATACACAACCATTCCGCTTATGCCGTAATTATGAGGGATAAGAGAAAAGGGTTGGTTAACCCTTAA
- a CDS encoding tetratricopeptide repeat protein: protein MYTLIISLGIGTLAGIGVYFLSYNYFLAILTAAVFVIGINYFIGKKFLKKLTDLFKMVEKDLKADRADKAIERLKSGYDYSKWQFLVKQQIDSQIGMILYTKKKFDEALPYLKNGLSKNWMSMCMLATYYFKNKNIDEAKKVMEKAIKATPKEGFVYAVYAYILDSNGERDKAIEVLTKGLKKSPLDEKLESNLELLKNGKKMKMQNYGTLWMQLNIEKIPQGAKPYQALIGRQKIKRR, encoded by the coding sequence ATGTATACACTGATTATTTCACTTGGTATTGGCACATTAGCCGGAATAGGGGTATATTTCCTCTCTTACAATTATTTTCTTGCGATATTGACTGCAGCAGTGTTCGTGATAGGGATTAACTATTTTATAGGCAAAAAATTTCTCAAGAAGTTGACCGACCTCTTTAAGATGGTTGAAAAAGATTTGAAAGCTGACAGGGCTGATAAGGCGATTGAAAGGCTCAAGTCAGGTTATGACTACTCCAAATGGCAGTTTTTGGTTAAGCAGCAGATTGATTCTCAAATTGGTATGATACTTTACACTAAAAAGAAGTTTGATGAAGCTTTGCCGTATTTGAAAAATGGGCTAAGTAAAAACTGGATGTCCATGTGTATGCTTGCTACCTACTACTTTAAAAACAAGAATATTGACGAAGCAAAGAAGGTAATGGAAAAAGCTATCAAGGCTACACCCAAAGAAGGGTTTGTCTATGCCGTATATGCTTATATCCTTGACAGTAACGGAGAGAGGGACAAGGCAATCGAAGTATTAACCAAAGGGCTTAAAAAATCCCCGCTTGATGAAAAACTTGAATCAAATCTCGAGCTTTTGAAAAACGGGAAAAAGATGAAGATGCAAAACTACGGGACATTGTGGATGCAGCTTAATATCGAAAAAATTCCTCAAGGTGCCAAACCTTATCAAGCTCTTATTGGCAGACAAAAAATAAAACGCAGATAA
- the cysK gene encoding cysteine synthase A, translating into MRNLYNKMYQTVGNTPLVRLEKVSKELGVNLFAKLESRNPGFSVKDRIAYGMLNDAISTGKLKEGMKIIEPTSGNTGIALAMMGASLGFKVTLVMPESMSVERRAMMKYYGADFILTPAEKGMKGAIDKATEVLKETPEKYFMPQQFENPANPKIHEATTGPEIFRDLQGNVDFFVAGVGTGGTISGTSRYLKSVSFKSVTSVAVEPAKSPAITKYLSKEDFAPAPHKIQGIGAGFIPKNLDLNVVDHILTIDDEEAIEAAKELAFTEGIAAGISSGANFEAAKKVAKNLAKQNDNIVFIVCDTGERYLSTDLFVR; encoded by the coding sequence ATGAGGAATTTATATAACAAAATGTACCAGACAGTAGGAAATACACCGCTTGTAAGGCTTGAAAAAGTATCAAAGGAGCTTGGAGTAAATCTATTTGCAAAACTTGAAAGCAGAAATCCGGGGTTTTCGGTAAAAGACAGAATTGCTTACGGAATGCTTAACGATGCTATTTCAACAGGTAAATTAAAAGAGGGGATGAAAATTATTGAGCCTACAAGCGGCAATACAGGGATTGCCCTTGCCATGATGGGGGCTTCACTCGGGTTTAAAGTGACACTTGTCATGCCTGAGTCAATGAGTGTCGAAAGACGAGCTATGATGAAATATTACGGAGCAGACTTTATTCTTACACCTGCTGAAAAAGGGATGAAAGGGGCTATTGACAAAGCAACCGAAGTCTTAAAAGAAACCCCTGAAAAATATTTTATGCCTCAGCAATTTGAGAATCCTGCAAATCCTAAAATTCACGAGGCTACTACTGGTCCTGAAATATTCAGAGACCTTCAAGGTAATGTAGATTTTTTTGTTGCAGGTGTAGGGACAGGGGGCACAATCTCTGGGACATCAAGGTATCTGAAAAGTGTTTCTTTTAAAAGTGTCACAAGCGTTGCGGTTGAACCTGCAAAAAGCCCTGCAATCACTAAGTATCTAAGTAAAGAAGATTTCGCCCCTGCACCACATAAAATACAGGGGATAGGTGCTGGTTTTATACCTAAAAATTTAGATTTAAATGTAGTTGACCATATTCTTACAATAGATGATGAGGAAGCCATTGAAGCGGCGAAAGAGCTTGCCTTTACTGAAGGGATTGCAGCGGGTATCTCTTCAGGAGCTAATTTTGAAGCAGCAAAAAAAGTGGCAAAAAATCTTGCAAAGCAAAATGACAATATTGTATTTATCGTGTGTGATACAGGGGAAAGATATTTGAGCACAGACTTATTTGTAAGGTAA
- a CDS encoding IclR family transcriptional regulator: MKRDKTEYAVQAVNNAIDILEILGDCDNELSVSEIGIKLGLTRSNVNKLLTTLENFGYVEHNRYTGNYRLGVKTFQIAQAYLNKLSLIDISMQFLTELRDLTGESAYISVLRGSKVVYLNLVETNKSVRVLPRIGNVGPAYATATGKAQMAFMEKKEFEKYFSQEKLIKVTENTIDDFNLLQKELEKVREHGFATDNEEYELGVRCVGAPVFNFMGDVIAGISISAPKERLSEEKMNTEAASMVKDIARRLSIKFGFKG; the protein is encoded by the coding sequence ATGAAAAGAGATAAAACGGAATACGCTGTCCAAGCAGTAAACAATGCAATAGATATATTGGAAATACTTGGTGATTGTGACAACGAATTAAGTGTAAGCGAAATCGGTATTAAGCTTGGGCTAACAAGGAGCAATGTCAATAAGTTGCTAACCACACTCGAAAATTTCGGGTATGTCGAGCACAACAGGTATACAGGCAACTACAGGCTTGGCGTAAAGACCTTTCAAATCGCACAAGCATACCTAAACAAACTGAGTCTAATTGACATATCCATGCAGTTTTTGACAGAGTTAAGAGACTTGACAGGTGAATCGGCTTATATAAGCGTCCTTAGAGGATCAAAAGTAGTCTATCTCAACTTAGTAGAAACAAACAAATCAGTAAGAGTGCTACCAAGAATAGGAAATGTGGGACCAGCTTATGCCACTGCCACAGGTAAGGCACAAATGGCCTTCATGGAAAAGAAAGAATTTGAAAAATACTTTTCTCAAGAGAAACTTATAAAAGTAACTGAAAATACAATAGATGATTTCAACCTTCTTCAAAAAGAGCTTGAAAAGGTAAGAGAACATGGCTTTGCGACAGATAATGAAGAATACGAGCTTGGAGTAAGATGTGTCGGTGCACCGGTATTTAACTTTATGGGGGATGTAATTGCAGGTATCAGTATTAGCGCCCCGAAAGAAAGGCTAAGCGAAGAAAAAATGAATACTGAGGCTGCATCAATGGTAAAAGATATAGCCAGAAGGCTTTCTATTAAATTTGGATTTAAGGGTTAA
- a CDS encoding response regulator codes for MSILLLDDEEVFAKMLSFVCASAGAKFYYARTIDEAKEIVKKNHIKYAIIDQNLKNEKGVSFNRFVKDTTADIKTIFCSGILDNIDDNELSRFDFVIDKSELITFLNKLLLKS; via the coding sequence TTGAGTATACTTTTGTTGGATGATGAAGAAGTTTTTGCCAAAATGCTTAGTTTTGTTTGTGCAAGCGCAGGGGCTAAATTTTACTACGCACGGACAATTGATGAGGCGAAAGAAATCGTCAAAAAAAATCATATAAAATACGCAATTATTGATCAAAATCTTAAGAACGAGAAAGGGGTGAGTTTCAATAGATTTGTCAAAGATACTACAGCTGATATAAAAACAATCTTCTGCTCTGGGATTTTAGACAACATTGATGATAATGAGCTTAGTCGGTTTGACTTTGTAATAGATAAGTCCGAGTTAATAACATTTTTGAACAAACTGCTATTAAAGTCATAA
- a CDS encoding DUF362 domain-containing protein, translated as MQSKVYFSSLNNKKFNSPLNKIKKLFNRLEPSRYFGKKSLIAIKTHFGELGNTAFINPVYIRPIAETLVQLGANPYLTDTNTLYVGMRTNSVDHLKNAYLNGFNFSTLQLPVIIADGLRGENSVSVPIKGELLKSVKLAADIINADGMVVVSHFKGHEVSGFGGAIKNLSMGCASREGKLEMHSISVPSVHEDKCTSCGRCLFACAHNAITINPKAKINENCTGCARCIAVCPEEAIGINWNETSENTQLKMAEYAFGVNEALKGKILYVNILTNISPACDCYPGNDAPITGDIGFLSSTDPVAIDMASFDLVKKAMGVNADPFKEIYSYLDSMIQLKHAEKLGLGSCSYELIPIK; from the coding sequence ATGCAATCAAAAGTTTATTTTTCATCACTAAATAATAAAAAATTTAATTCCCCTCTAAACAAGATAAAAAAGCTTTTTAACAGACTTGAGCCGAGCAGGTATTTTGGTAAAAAATCTTTAATTGCCATTAAAACCCATTTTGGAGAGCTTGGCAATACTGCCTTTATTAATCCCGTGTATATCAGGCCTATAGCTGAAACTCTTGTTCAGCTTGGAGCAAACCCTTACCTTACCGATACAAATACGCTTTATGTGGGGATGAGGACAAACAGTGTAGACCATTTAAAAAATGCTTATTTGAACGGGTTTAACTTTTCTACTTTACAATTACCGGTAATTATAGCGGATGGACTTAGAGGTGAAAATTCCGTTTCAGTACCTATTAAAGGTGAGCTTTTAAAAAGTGTCAAATTAGCAGCTGATATTATAAATGCTGATGGTATGGTTGTTGTTTCACATTTTAAAGGGCATGAAGTATCAGGCTTTGGAGGAGCAATAAAAAACTTGTCTATGGGATGTGCTTCGAGGGAAGGGAAGCTTGAGATGCATTCCATATCTGTGCCATCTGTTCATGAAGACAAATGTACTTCTTGCGGCAGATGCCTTTTTGCTTGTGCCCATAACGCGATAACGATAAATCCTAAAGCAAAAATTAATGAAAATTGTACCGGGTGTGCAAGGTGTATCGCTGTATGTCCTGAGGAAGCTATTGGTATTAACTGGAATGAAACATCCGAAAATACTCAGCTTAAAATGGCTGAATATGCGTTTGGGGTAAATGAAGCATTAAAAGGGAAAATTTTGTATGTTAATATACTGACAAATATTAGCCCTGCGTGTGATTGTTATCCAGGGAATGATGCTCCGATTACAGGGGATATCGGGTTTTTATCTTCAACTGACCCGGTGGCAATTGATATGGCATCTTTCGATCTTGTAAAAAAGGCTATGGGGGTAAATGCTGACCCTTTTAAAGAGATTTATTCTTATCTTGATTCTATGATTCAGTTGAAGCATGCAGAAAAGTTAGGGCTTGGAAGTTGCAGTTACGAACTCATACCTATTAAATAA
- a CDS encoding RrF2 family transcriptional regulator: MNLNVKTVYAMIAIGELTLNHGKSFLKASDISSKYNIPPRFLELTLNDLKTSGIINSKRGAKGGFYILKNPEEITLFDIINVTEASTKVFECEPLQNKHLCVFKNIFDDLNNTIADFFKSITAVKIAEIIRNKNTVDFII, translated from the coding sequence ATGAACCTTAATGTCAAAACTGTTTATGCAATGATTGCCATCGGAGAGCTGACACTAAACCATGGGAAAAGTTTTTTAAAAGCATCTGACATATCATCTAAATACAATATCCCACCAAGATTTTTAGAGCTCACTCTAAATGACTTAAAAACAAGCGGCATAATTAACTCTAAAAGAGGCGCAAAAGGTGGATTTTACATACTTAAAAATCCTGAAGAGATAACACTTTTTGACATAATAAACGTCACTGAGGCAAGTACAAAAGTTTTTGAATGCGAACCATTGCAAAACAAGCATCTGTGCGTTTTTAAAAATATTTTTGATGATCTGAATAACACCATTGCCGATTTCTTCAAAAGTATCACGGCTGTCAAGATTGCCGAAATAATAAGAAATAAAAATACAGTAGATTTTATAATATAA
- a CDS encoding O-acetylhomoserine aminocarboxypropyltransferase/cysteine synthase family protein encodes MKNVSSKLLHAGYEPDSTGARAVPIYQTSAYMFKSTEHAANLFALKEFGNIYTRLMNPTTDVLEKRLAALHGGTAAIATASGHAAMFYAILNITELGDNIVSSSNLYGGTYNLFKNTFRKLGREVKLIDSSNPENYLNAADEKTKAFYIETIGNPKNNVGDFEKIAKYAHDLKIPLIVDNTVAPYICNPFDYGADIVIYSITKYVTGNGTSMGGAIVEKGDFDWSSGKFPEFVNPDESYHGLIYWDAFGNHNKAVLKGASFSMKVRLQLLRDIGACISPFNSFMAIEGLETLTLRMKKHCENALEIAKFLEGHPKVSWVNYPGLSSHPDHKNAVKYLKNGYGAIIGFGVKGGYDAGVKFINSLKMVCHVANIGDARSLVIHPASTTHQQLSKEDREKAGVTDDFIRFSVGIEEPEDIIADIEQALNKM; translated from the coding sequence ATGAAAAATGTATCAAGCAAACTTTTACACGCAGGTTATGAGCCTGACTCAACAGGAGCAAGAGCAGTACCAATTTATCAAACATCAGCATATATGTTCAAATCCACTGAGCATGCAGCCAACCTTTTTGCATTAAAAGAGTTTGGCAATATTTATACAAGATTGATGAACCCTACAACAGATGTGCTTGAAAAAAGATTGGCCGCTCTACACGGCGGGACAGCTGCAATTGCCACAGCAAGCGGTCATGCTGCAATGTTTTACGCAATATTAAATATTACCGAGCTTGGAGACAATATCGTTTCTTCTTCAAACCTCTACGGAGGGACATACAACCTTTTTAAAAACACATTCAGGAAACTTGGAAGAGAGGTAAAACTAATAGACTCAAGTAACCCTGAAAACTACCTAAATGCTGCTGATGAAAAAACTAAAGCATTTTACATCGAAACTATAGGCAATCCTAAAAATAATGTGGGCGATTTTGAAAAAATTGCAAAATATGCCCACGACTTAAAAATACCACTTATTGTTGATAACACTGTTGCCCCTTACATTTGCAATCCTTTCGACTATGGTGCTGATATTGTTATCTATTCTATAACAAAATATGTTACCGGCAACGGTACAAGCATGGGTGGAGCTATTGTTGAAAAAGGGGATTTCGATTGGAGCAGCGGCAAATTTCCCGAATTTGTAAACCCTGATGAATCTTATCATGGTCTTATATATTGGGATGCTTTTGGAAATCATAATAAAGCCGTATTAAAGGGTGCAAGCTTTTCAATGAAAGTAAGGCTGCAGCTTCTAAGAGACATAGGAGCGTGTATCAGCCCATTCAATTCTTTCATGGCTATAGAAGGGCTTGAAACATTGACTTTAAGGATGAAGAAACATTGCGAAAATGCTCTTGAAATAGCAAAATTTCTTGAAGGGCATCCAAAAGTATCTTGGGTCAACTATCCGGGACTGAGCTCTCATCCTGACCATAAAAATGCAGTTAAATATCTAAAAAATGGTTATGGGGCTATCATTGGCTTTGGAGTAAAAGGGGGATATGACGCAGGGGTAAAATTTATAAATTCTTTGAAAATGGTTTGCCATGTAGCCAATATTGGTGATGCACGAAGTCTTGTAATTCACCCCGCAAGCACAACTCATCAACAGCTAAGCAAAGAGGATAGAGAAAAAGCAGGCGTTACTGATGATTTTATAAGATTTTCAGTAGGGATAGAAGAGCCTGAAGATATTATAGCAGATATCGAACAGGCACTAAACAAAATGTAG